One genomic region from Paraburkholderia azotifigens encodes:
- the lplT gene encoding lysophospholipid transporter LplT, whose amino-acid sequence MKKGFYTIIAAQFVSSLADNALLIAAIALLTEIHSAAWVTPLLQIFFTISYVLLAPFVGAFADALQKRHVMFVSNALKAGGCLMMIGGVHPMIAYGVVGFGAAAYSPAKYGILTELLPAERLVAANAWLESATVLSTIVGTMLGGALISTYASHLVRHLQWPLIHSAADLAMLAVMITYAIAAGLNVGIPDTGARYPNRLAEPGALIGEFVRCFNVLWADRLAQIALWVTTLMWGGAVTLQLLVLKWADANLGLSLSKAAIMQGVAGLGIAIGAAAAAAWIPLRASLKVLPVGLITGGVAVAMAFYSKNLFPPGAGLRVGELFAPAYLIFSYPLMVLLGGLSGFFIVPMNAILQHRGATLLTAGHSIAVQNFNQNLAVLLMLGAYAILLTAKMPVQWIIAVFGLFITGMMWLAQRRSAANAHKVDIHALIEE is encoded by the coding sequence ATGAAGAAAGGTTTCTACACGATCATCGCGGCACAGTTCGTGTCGTCCCTCGCCGATAACGCGCTGCTGATCGCGGCCATCGCGCTGCTCACGGAAATCCACTCGGCCGCGTGGGTCACGCCGCTGCTGCAGATCTTCTTCACGATTTCATACGTGCTGCTCGCGCCCTTCGTCGGCGCGTTCGCCGATGCGCTGCAGAAACGCCACGTCATGTTCGTCTCGAACGCGCTGAAGGCAGGCGGGTGCCTGATGATGATCGGCGGCGTGCATCCGATGATCGCTTATGGCGTGGTCGGCTTTGGCGCGGCCGCGTATTCGCCCGCAAAGTACGGCATTCTGACCGAGCTGCTGCCTGCCGAACGGCTGGTCGCCGCGAACGCCTGGCTTGAATCGGCAACCGTGCTGTCAACCATCGTGGGCACGATGCTGGGCGGCGCGCTGATCAGCACGTACGCGTCGCATCTGGTTCGGCATCTGCAGTGGCCGCTGATCCATTCGGCCGCCGACCTCGCGATGCTCGCCGTGATGATCACCTATGCGATCGCCGCGGGCCTCAACGTCGGCATCCCCGATACGGGCGCGCGCTATCCGAACCGGCTGGCCGAGCCCGGCGCGCTGATCGGCGAGTTCGTGCGCTGTTTCAACGTGCTGTGGGCCGACCGCCTCGCGCAGATCGCGCTGTGGGTCACCACGCTGATGTGGGGCGGCGCCGTCACGCTGCAGTTGCTCGTGCTCAAATGGGCGGACGCCAACCTCGGGCTGTCGCTGTCGAAGGCGGCCATCATGCAGGGCGTGGCGGGTCTCGGCATTGCCATTGGCGCAGCGGCTGCCGCGGCGTGGATTCCGCTGCGCGCGTCGCTCAAGGTGTTGCCCGTCGGCCTGATAACGGGCGGCGTCGCCGTCGCGATGGCCTTCTACAGCAAGAACCTGTTTCCTCCCGGCGCGGGCCTGCGCGTCGGCGAGCTGTTCGCGCCCGCCTACCTGATCTTCTCCTATCCGTTGATGGTGCTGCTCGGCGGCCTGTCCGGTTTTTTCATCGTGCCGATGAACGCGATTCTTCAGCATCGCGGCGCGACGCTGCTTACCGCGGGTCATTCGATCGCCGTGCAGAACTTCAACCAGAACCTCGCCGTGCTGCTGATGCTGGGCGCCTACGCGATCCTGCTGACAGCGAAAATGCCCGTGCAGTGGATCATCGCCGTGTTCGGCCTGTTCATTACAGGGATGATGTGGCTCGCGCAGAGACGCAGCGCCGCGAACGCGCACAAGGTCGACATTCACGCACTCATCGAGGAATGA
- a CDS encoding FKBP-type peptidyl-prolyl cis-trans isomerase — MKIAKNTVVSVAYKLSDAQGNLIEESDEPMVYLHGGYDGTFPKIEEELDGHEPGFETQIQLEPVDAFGEYDPELVKIEPRSRFPEPLEVGMQFEGTPEEGDEDLDSLIYTVTDVAEDKVVLDGNHPLAGMALRFKLTVKDVREATDDEIQHEHAHGASGLEIVDEDDDEDGADDAEPSRPTLH; from the coding sequence ATGAAAATCGCAAAGAACACCGTCGTATCGGTCGCTTACAAGTTGTCGGATGCGCAAGGCAATCTGATCGAGGAAAGCGACGAGCCGATGGTTTATCTGCACGGCGGCTATGATGGCACGTTCCCCAAGATCGAGGAAGAGCTCGACGGCCATGAGCCCGGCTTCGAAACCCAGATCCAGCTGGAGCCCGTCGACGCGTTCGGCGAGTACGATCCCGAGCTCGTGAAGATCGAGCCGCGCAGCCGTTTTCCCGAGCCGCTCGAAGTCGGCATGCAATTCGAAGGCACGCCGGAAGAGGGCGATGAAGATCTCGACTCGCTGATCTACACGGTGACCGACGTTGCGGAAGACAAGGTCGTGCTCGACGGCAATCATCCGCTTGCCGGTATGGCGCTGCGCTTCAAGCTCACCGTGAAGGACGTGCGCGAAGCGACGGACGATGAAATCCAGCACGAGCACGCGCATGGTGCCAGCGGCCTCGAAATCGTCGATGAAGACGATGACGAAGATGGCGCCGATGACGCCGAACCGTCACGACCGACTCTGCACTGA
- a CDS encoding colicin transporter: MGASPAVAASGVPATGVSASNDFDLRQKALDARTADNNYRYAVAQHNCYSKFFVNHCLNSARDDMRVVAADIRKEQLALDDEKRMEHARQRDEQAAVKRAQNEAEAPAREAQDTRNAQAYEDKQRQHQLNQAQREAEAPQRSANEQTYQQKQQQHAIDQAQRGISPSQAAANQKAYDAKQAEFQRKLDEAHRQAAQKAQERVEKQQRFEQKQTEATQHKADVTERQKQAAEKTRQKQEEQAKQQQQLEQQQKQQQQQ, encoded by the coding sequence ATGGGCGCATCGCCGGCGGTGGCCGCCTCGGGTGTGCCGGCTACGGGCGTATCGGCTTCGAACGATTTCGACCTGCGTCAGAAGGCGCTCGATGCCCGCACGGCTGACAACAACTATCGTTACGCCGTTGCCCAGCACAACTGTTATAGCAAGTTTTTCGTCAATCATTGCCTGAACTCGGCGCGCGATGACATGCGCGTGGTCGCGGCCGACATCCGCAAGGAGCAACTTGCGCTCGACGATGAAAAGCGCATGGAGCACGCGCGTCAACGCGACGAGCAGGCGGCTGTCAAACGCGCGCAGAACGAAGCCGAAGCGCCCGCACGCGAAGCGCAGGACACGCGCAACGCGCAGGCGTATGAGGACAAGCAGCGCCAGCATCAACTGAATCAGGCGCAGCGTGAAGCAGAAGCGCCGCAGCGCAGCGCGAACGAACAGACATATCAGCAGAAGCAGCAACAGCACGCGATCGATCAGGCGCAGCGCGGCATCTCGCCGTCGCAGGCTGCGGCGAACCAGAAGGCGTACGACGCAAAGCAGGCTGAGTTCCAGCGCAAGCTCGACGAGGCGCATCGTCAGGCGGCCCAGAAGGCTCAGGAGCGCGTCGAGAAGCAGCAGCGCTTCGAACAGAAGCAGACGGAGGCGACGCAGCACAAGGCCGATGTCACAGAGCGTCAGAAGCAGGCGGCCGAGAAAACCAGACAGAAGCAGGAAGAGCAGGCGAAGCAGCAACAGCAGCTCGAACAGCAACAGAAGCAACAGCAACAGCAGTAA
- a CDS encoding DUF465 domain-containing protein → MRDHHRVINADTLRDRILQLESEHSGLDRLIDRMSEEPGIDDLEIQRLKKRKLKVKDTIILLQLQLEPEARS, encoded by the coding sequence ATGCGCGACCATCATCGCGTCATCAACGCGGACACATTGCGCGACCGCATTCTGCAACTGGAGTCGGAGCACAGCGGCCTCGACCGGTTGATCGACAGAATGTCCGAGGAACCCGGCATCGACGACCTCGAGATACAGCGCCTGAAAAAGCGCAAACTCAAGGTCAAGGACACCATCATCTTGCTGCAATTGCAGCTTGAACCGGAAGCACGCAGCTGA
- a CDS encoding cupin domain-containing protein, which yields MPVRPPDYPAGKASARPAPSHVSMSCAPSPDQPATLLGNLTPSQFMRRYWQKKPLLIRHAIPDIAPPLSRDQLFELADQDEVESRLITHFRNKWQLEHGPFAADELPSAKQRAWTLLVQGVDLHNDRARALLDRFRFVPDARLDDLMISYATDGGGVGPHFDSYDVFLLQVHGKRRWRIGAQRDLTLQPGLPLKVLQHFEPEEEWLLEPGDMLYLPPHIAHDGVAEGECMTCSIGFRAPSTGELAAQFLYYLAERGEADGSRDRAALYRDPQQPAVAKPAELPAALVDRVGAILAKIDWSEKDVSAFLGTYLSEPKPSVVFDPPERPLDETRFMKRASKEGVRLDRKTVLLYDNRSYYLNGEESRLSGVKNWVIELADSRSLSAKRFVTLSHQSSVTALLHEWYRAGWIQMGELR from the coding sequence ATGCCCGTGCGGCCCCCTGACTACCCCGCTGGCAAAGCTTCAGCGCGTCCTGCTCCGTCTCACGTTTCCATGTCTTGCGCGCCGTCGCCCGATCAGCCTGCTACGCTGTTAGGCAATCTGACGCCGTCGCAATTCATGCGGCGCTACTGGCAGAAGAAGCCGCTGCTCATCCGCCATGCCATCCCCGACATCGCACCGCCGCTGTCGCGCGACCAGCTGTTCGAACTGGCCGATCAGGACGAAGTCGAGTCACGCCTCATCACGCACTTTCGCAACAAGTGGCAACTCGAGCATGGTCCGTTTGCTGCAGACGAATTGCCCTCCGCCAAACAACGCGCGTGGACCTTGCTGGTGCAAGGCGTCGACCTGCATAACGACCGCGCGCGTGCATTGCTTGACCGCTTTCGCTTCGTGCCCGACGCGCGCCTCGACGATCTGATGATCTCCTATGCAACAGATGGAGGCGGTGTCGGTCCTCATTTCGATTCCTACGATGTCTTCCTGTTGCAGGTGCATGGCAAGCGTCGCTGGCGTATCGGCGCACAACGCGATCTCACGTTGCAACCCGGCTTGCCGTTGAAAGTTCTACAACACTTCGAACCCGAAGAGGAATGGCTTCTCGAACCGGGCGACATGCTTTATCTGCCGCCGCACATCGCACACGATGGCGTCGCGGAAGGCGAATGCATGACGTGCTCGATCGGCTTTCGTGCGCCGTCGACAGGCGAACTGGCCGCGCAGTTCCTCTATTACCTTGCCGAGCGCGGCGAGGCGGACGGCTCGCGCGATCGTGCGGCGCTCTATCGCGACCCGCAGCAACCGGCCGTCGCTAAGCCCGCGGAACTCCCCGCCGCGCTTGTAGACCGGGTGGGCGCGATCCTTGCTAAGATCGACTGGAGCGAGAAAGACGTGTCGGCGTTTCTGGGCACGTATCTGAGCGAACCGAAGCCAAGTGTGGTCTTCGATCCGCCGGAACGTCCGCTCGATGAAACACGCTTCATGAAGCGCGCAAGCAAGGAAGGTGTGCGGCTCGACCGCAAAACTGTGCTGCTTTACGACAATCGCTCTTACTACCTGAATGGAGAAGAAAGCCGGTTGTCGGGCGTCAAAAATTGGGTGATTGAACTCGCTGACAGCCGCTCTCTGAGTGCGAAACGCTTTGTAACACTCTCACACCAATCGTCGGTGACAGCACTACTACACGAGTGGTATCGTGCGGGCTGGATACAGATGGGTGAACTGAGATAA
- the mutS gene encoding DNA mismatch repair protein MutS — protein MGTQTAATSDIAQHTPMMQQYLRIKGEHPGTLVFYRMGDFYELFFDDAEKAARLLDLTLTQRGASGGNPIRMAGVPHHAVEQYLAKLVKLGESVAICEQIGDPATSKGPVERKVVRVVTPGTLTDAALLSDKSDTYLLAVCAGHNRRGVVTTVGLAWLNLASGALRLAEVAPDQVAAALERIRPAEILVADAPSSSDSNAWSVPTGFGATTRVPVWHFDIASGTQRLCDQLEVAGLDGFGAHSLSCACGAAGALLLYAAATQGQQLRHVRSLKVEYESEYIGLDPSTRRNLELTETLRGTDSPTLCSLLDTCCTTMGSRLLRHWLHHPPRDASFAQARQQAIGALLDAPPQASLDTLRGALRQISDIERITGRLALLSARPRDLSSLRDTFIALPELRAQLTALTAAADSLARIDASLEPPADCVDLLKRAIAQEPAAMIRDGGVIARGYDADLDELRDISENCGQFLIDLETRERARTGIGNLRVEYNKVHGFYIEVTRGQTDKVPDDYRRRQTLKNAERYITPELKTFEDKALSAQERALAREKALYDALLQSLLPFIADCQRVASALAELDLLAAFAERARALDWVAPSFSATGGIDIEQGRHPVVEAQVEQFIANDCVLNPERKLLLITGPNMGGKSTFMRQTALIALMAYVGSYVPARRASFGPIDRIFTRIGAADDLAGGRSTFMVEMTEAAAILNDATPQSLVLMDEIGRGTSTFDGLALAWAIARHLLAHNGCHTLFATHYFELTQLPAEFPHAANVHLSAVEHGHGIVFLHAVNEGPANQSYGLQVAQLAGVPNAVIRAARKHLAYLEQQSAAQPAPQLDLFAAPAAMLEDADDEPVAPAPDPAALALVERLREIDPNDLRPRDALDLLYELHELAKSPDASR, from the coding sequence ATGGGCACTCAAACGGCAGCCACAAGCGATATCGCGCAACACACCCCCATGATGCAGCAGTACCTGCGCATCAAAGGGGAGCATCCGGGCACGCTCGTGTTCTACCGGATGGGCGACTTCTATGAACTGTTCTTCGACGACGCGGAAAAAGCCGCGCGCCTGCTCGATCTGACGCTCACGCAGCGCGGTGCGTCGGGCGGCAATCCGATCAGGATGGCAGGCGTGCCGCATCACGCCGTCGAACAATATCTGGCGAAGCTCGTGAAGCTCGGCGAGTCGGTCGCGATCTGCGAACAGATCGGCGACCCCGCCACATCGAAAGGCCCTGTCGAGCGCAAGGTCGTGCGTGTGGTGACCCCGGGCACGCTGACGGATGCCGCCCTGCTCTCGGACAAGAGCGACACCTATCTGCTTGCCGTGTGTGCGGGCCACAACCGGCGCGGCGTGGTGACAACGGTCGGTCTCGCGTGGCTCAATCTGGCGAGCGGCGCGCTGCGCCTCGCCGAAGTCGCGCCCGATCAGGTCGCGGCCGCGCTCGAACGGATCCGTCCTGCTGAAATCCTCGTTGCGGATGCGCCGTCGTCGAGCGACTCGAACGCATGGTCGGTGCCCACGGGGTTTGGCGCGACCACGCGCGTACCCGTCTGGCATTTCGATATCGCGTCGGGCACGCAGCGGCTGTGCGACCAACTGGAAGTAGCGGGCCTCGATGGCTTCGGCGCGCATTCGCTCTCCTGCGCGTGCGGCGCGGCAGGCGCGCTGCTGTTATATGCGGCCGCCACGCAAGGTCAGCAGTTACGCCACGTGCGCAGTCTGAAAGTCGAGTACGAATCGGAGTACATCGGTCTCGACCCGTCCACGCGCCGCAATCTCGAACTCACGGAAACGCTGCGCGGCACCGACTCGCCTACGCTCTGCTCGCTGCTCGATACCTGCTGCACGACGATGGGCAGCCGGCTGCTGCGTCACTGGCTGCATCATCCTCCGCGCGATGCCTCGTTTGCGCAGGCACGCCAGCAGGCCATCGGCGCTTTGCTCGACGCGCCGCCTCAAGCCAGTCTCGATACACTGCGCGGCGCGCTGCGGCAGATCTCCGATATCGAACGGATCACGGGGCGGCTGGCGTTGCTGTCGGCGCGTCCGCGCGACCTTTCCAGCCTGCGCGACACGTTCATCGCGTTGCCGGAGCTGCGCGCGCAACTCACTGCGCTGACGGCGGCAGCGGATTCGCTCGCACGCATCGATGCTTCACTTGAACCACCCGCCGACTGCGTCGATCTGTTGAAACGAGCGATTGCTCAAGAACCGGCCGCGATGATCCGCGACGGCGGCGTGATCGCGCGCGGCTACGACGCAGACCTCGATGAACTGCGAGATATTTCGGAGAACTGCGGACAGTTCCTGATTGATCTCGAAACGCGCGAACGCGCGCGAACAGGCATCGGCAATCTGCGCGTCGAATACAACAAGGTGCACGGCTTCTATATCGAGGTCACGCGCGGTCAGACCGACAAGGTGCCCGACGACTATCGCCGCCGCCAGACGCTGAAGAACGCCGAGCGCTACATCACGCCCGAACTGAAAACCTTCGAGGACAAGGCGCTGTCCGCGCAGGAACGCGCGCTCGCCCGCGAGAAGGCCTTGTACGACGCGCTGCTGCAATCCCTGCTGCCCTTCATCGCCGACTGTCAGCGTGTCGCGTCGGCGCTCGCCGAACTCGATCTGCTCGCGGCCTTCGCCGAGCGGGCCCGCGCGCTCGACTGGGTCGCACCGAGCTTCTCGGCAACGGGCGGCATCGATATCGAACAGGGCCGGCACCCCGTGGTCGAAGCGCAGGTCGAGCAGTTCATCGCGAACGACTGCGTGCTGAACCCCGAACGCAAGCTGCTGCTGATCACCGGTCCTAACATGGGCGGCAAGTCGACCTTCATGCGGCAGACCGCGCTGATCGCGCTGATGGCGTATGTCGGCAGCTATGTGCCTGCGCGCCGCGCGTCGTTCGGCCCCATCGACCGGATCTTCACGCGTATCGGCGCTGCCGACGATCTGGCGGGCGGCCGCTCGACCTTCATGGTCGAAATGACGGAAGCGGCCGCGATCCTCAACGACGCGACACCGCAAAGCCTGGTGCTGATGGATGAAATCGGCCGCGGCACGTCGACCTTCGACGGCCTCGCACTCGCCTGGGCGATCGCGCGGCATCTGCTCGCGCACAACGGCTGCCACACGCTCTTCGCAACCCACTACTTTGAACTGACGCAACTGCCCGCCGAGTTTCCGCACGCGGCGAATGTGCATCTGTCGGCTGTCGAGCATGGGCACGGCATCGTCTTTCTGCATGCCGTCAACGAAGGGCCCGCCAACCAGAGCTACGGTTTGCAGGTCGCGCAACTCGCAGGCGTGCCGAACGCCGTGATTCGTGCCGCGCGCAAGCATCTCGCCTACCTGGAGCAGCAGTCGGCCGCCCAGCCTGCGCCGCAACTCGATCTGTTTGCAGCGCCCGCGGCGATGCTCGAAGACGCCGACGACGAACCCGTTGCACCGGCGCCCGATCCTGCTGCTCTGGCGCTCGTCGAACGCTTGCGCGAGATCGACCCGAACGATCTCCGTCCGCGCGACGCACTCGATCTGCTGTATGAACTGCATGAACTGGCCAAGTCGCCAGATGCGTCACGCTGA
- a CDS encoding ATP-dependent DNA helicase — protein MNSPLQSSSRAASVDDASGAAAPASDERAAKGASGGGALAASLTHKRSSELADIFAADGLLARQIDGYRPRASQIEMARAVAAAMEASGRAMPEPAMFEAQKRPARRLQPSSPATDAHADEASSAEGNLEGGENTLIVEAGTGTGKTYAYLVPAMLWGGKVIVSTGTKHLQDQLFQRDIPTVRDALAVPVSVAMLKGRANYLCHYYLQRTADNGRLPSRQETSYLQDIIRFAKITRTGDKAELASVPETAAVWSMVTSTRDNCLGQECPHYKDCFVMQARREAQQADIVVVNHHLFFADIMLRDTGMAELLPTANTVIFDEAHQLPETATLFFGETLSTTQFLELARDSVAEGLGHARDAVDWVKLGAALERSARDVRLAFKEESVRLSIGQLPDDHPLFPALEAVETELDALTGALAGQSERAESLAALLRRARELQEVLSGWTTPPTETEREAASDAASAAGKSDPNEKVRWIEVFSHTVQLHETPLSVAPIFAKQRAGVPRAWIFTSATLSVRGDFAHYAAQMGLNSRRSMTLPSPFDYGTQGLLYVPRNLPQPSSPMFTDAVFEAALPAIEASGGGVFMLCTTLRAVDRIASKLRDVIESRGWNMPLLVQGDASRTELLDRFRSYGNAILVGSQSFWEGVDVRGDALSLVVIDKLPFAPPDDPVLSARLDALTKKGLSPFAVHQLPQAVITLKQGAGRLIRSETDRGVLMICDTRLVDKPYGRRIWQSLPPFKRTREMDVVREFFEENAQA, from the coding sequence TTGAACTCACCGCTTCAATCTTCTTCCCGGGCGGCATCCGTCGATGACGCATCGGGCGCGGCTGCGCCCGCCAGCGACGAGCGCGCCGCAAAAGGCGCATCGGGCGGCGGCGCGCTGGCCGCGTCGCTGACTCACAAGCGATCGTCGGAACTCGCCGACATCTTCGCCGCCGATGGGCTCCTCGCGCGTCAGATCGACGGCTATCGGCCGCGTGCTTCGCAAATCGAGATGGCGCGTGCCGTCGCGGCCGCGATGGAAGCTTCGGGTCGCGCGATGCCCGAGCCCGCCATGTTCGAGGCGCAGAAGCGTCCCGCGCGGCGCCTGCAGCCATCGTCACCGGCGACGGATGCTCACGCGGACGAAGCCTCGTCTGCCGAAGGCAATCTCGAAGGCGGTGAAAATACGCTGATCGTCGAAGCCGGCACGGGTACGGGCAAGACCTATGCGTACCTCGTGCCCGCGATGCTGTGGGGCGGCAAGGTCATCGTCTCCACGGGCACCAAGCACCTGCAGGATCAGCTCTTTCAGCGCGACATTCCGACCGTTCGCGACGCGCTCGCCGTGCCCGTGTCCGTCGCGATGCTCAAGGGGCGCGCGAACTATCTGTGTCACTACTATCTGCAACGCACGGCGGACAACGGCCGACTGCCGTCGCGCCAGGAAACGTCGTATTTGCAGGACATCATCCGTTTCGCGAAGATCACGCGCACGGGCGACAAGGCCGAACTCGCGAGCGTGCCTGAAACGGCTGCCGTGTGGTCGATGGTGACGTCGACGCGCGATAACTGCCTCGGTCAGGAGTGTCCGCACTACAAGGACTGTTTCGTGATGCAGGCGCGCCGCGAGGCACAGCAGGCCGATATCGTCGTCGTGAACCATCATCTGTTCTTCGCCGACATCATGCTGCGCGATACGGGCATGGCCGAACTGCTGCCGACGGCGAATACAGTCATCTTCGACGAAGCGCATCAGTTGCCTGAAACCGCGACACTGTTCTTCGGCGAAACGCTGTCGACCACGCAGTTCCTCGAACTCGCGCGCGATTCGGTTGCAGAGGGCCTCGGCCATGCACGCGATGCCGTCGACTGGGTGAAGCTCGGTGCAGCGCTCGAACGCTCGGCGCGCGACGTGCGGCTCGCGTTCAAGGAAGAGTCCGTGCGTCTGTCGATCGGACAGTTGCCCGACGATCATCCGCTCTTCCCGGCGCTCGAGGCCGTCGAAACCGAACTCGATGCGCTCACCGGCGCGCTCGCAGGGCAGTCGGAGCGCGCCGAGTCGCTGGCCGCGCTGCTGCGCCGCGCGCGCGAGTTGCAGGAGGTGTTGTCGGGCTGGACGACTCCACCCACCGAGACGGAACGCGAAGCGGCATCCGATGCCGCGTCGGCAGCGGGGAAAAGCGATCCGAACGAAAAGGTCCGCTGGATCGAAGTCTTCTCGCATACGGTGCAGTTGCACGAGACCCCGTTGTCTGTCGCGCCGATTTTCGCGAAGCAGCGGGCGGGCGTGCCGCGCGCGTGGATCTTCACGTCGGCGACACTTTCCGTGCGGGGCGACTTCGCGCACTACGCGGCGCAGATGGGGCTCAACTCGCGCCGCTCGATGACGCTGCCCAGTCCGTTCGATTACGGCACGCAAGGCCTGCTTTACGTGCCGCGCAATCTGCCGCAGCCGTCGTCGCCGATGTTCACCGATGCCGTGTTCGAGGCCGCGCTGCCTGCCATCGAAGCATCGGGTGGCGGCGTGTTCATGTTGTGCACGACGTTGCGCGCAGTCGATCGCATTGCGTCGAAGTTGCGCGACGTGATCGAGTCGCGTGGCTGGAACATGCCGCTGCTCGTGCAGGGCGATGCGAGCCGCACGGAACTGCTCGACCGGTTCCGCTCGTATGGCAATGCGATTCTCGTGGGCAGCCAGAGCTTCTGGGAAGGCGTGGATGTGCGCGGCGATGCGCTGTCGCTCGTCGTGATCGACAAGCTGCCCTTCGCGCCGCCCGACGACCCCGTGCTGTCCGCGCGGCTCGATGCGCTGACGAAGAAAGGTTTGAGTCCGTTCGCCGTGCATCAACTGCCGCAGGCAGTCATCACGCTCAAGCAGGGCGCAGGCCGTCTGATCCGCTCTGAAACCGATCGCGGCGTGCTGATGATCTGCGACACGCGGCTCGTGGACAAACCGTATGGACGCCGTATATGGCAGAGCCTGCCGCCGTTCAAGCGCACGCGCGAGATGGATGTCGTGCGCGAGTTTTTCGAAGAGAACGCGCAGGCTTAA